A part of Corynebacterium lactis RW2-5 genomic DNA contains:
- a CDS encoding HNH endonuclease family protein: MRVFLSVRGLAVVAVTSFLVAFLAVRLLGAMPAPASSAADAEAVGKQLTQVRVVESRPTVTGYKRDRFDVWSGPADCNTRHRVLVMWFGGASCSLADDTPIADPYTGDGVGSHEVDIDHVYPLAAAWDFGAYAWEAKRRREFGNDIEANLVPTLSSVNRDKGDATPGEWMPSTALRCSYANRYLRVTLKWGLAVSKDDWNALADACGIEKK, from the coding sequence ATGCGCGTTTTTCTGTCTGTGCGTGGCCTAGCCGTCGTCGCCGTCACTTCCTTCCTCGTCGCATTCCTCGCCGTGCGCCTTTTAGGCGCGATGCCTGCCCCTGCATCGAGTGCGGCCGATGCCGAGGCCGTCGGCAAGCAGCTGACGCAGGTGCGAGTTGTAGAGTCTCGCCCCACGGTGACCGGCTACAAGCGCGATCGATTCGATGTGTGGTCGGGCCCCGCCGATTGCAATACCCGCCACCGAGTGCTGGTGATGTGGTTCGGGGGTGCGAGCTGTTCGCTTGCCGACGACACCCCAATCGCCGACCCTTATACGGGCGACGGCGTCGGCAGTCACGAGGTGGACATAGACCATGTCTATCCCCTGGCAGCGGCGTGGGACTTCGGGGCGTACGCATGGGAGGCGAAGCGGCGCAGAGAGTTCGGCAACGATATCGAGGCGAACCTGGTGCCCACGCTCAGCTCGGTCAATAGGGACAAGGGGGACGCAACTCCCGGGGAATGGATGCCCTCGACGGCGCTGCGGTGCAGTTATGCGAATCGGTATCTGCGCGTCACGCTGAAATGGGGCTTGGCGGTGTCGAAGGACGATTGGAATGCGCTAGCCGATGCGTGCGGAATAGAGAAAAAATGA
- a CDS encoding cation:dicarboxylate symporter family transporter: MAENYQTTGREGGPVLPASSPQIAEPKKPRKDRTHWLYIAVIIAVVAGVALGLLAPGVAVKLKPLGTMFVNLIKMMIPAVIFCTIVLGIGSVRAAASVGKAGSLALAYFITMSTLALGVGLVVGNIIEPGNGLNIEAHKGAASEFVKNAAEAKGIVGFIQSIIPETVFSALTSGSVLQTLFIALLAGFAIQGLGKAGEPVLRGVAHLQKVVFKMLAMVLWLAPIGAFGAMAAVVGSTGWAAVKELAILMVAFYITCTLFIFVVLGLILKIGAGFNIFKLLRYLGRELLLIVATSSSESALPNLMRKMEHAGVDKSTVGIVVPTGYSFNLDGTAIYLTMASIFIADAMNKPMSISEQIGLLIFMIIASKGAAGVTGAGIATLAAGLHSHRPELLDGVGVIVGIDRFMSEARALTNFCGNAVATLLVGRWTSSIDRDRVHQVLDGKLPYRDTEDDSHVNMARPDVTNPATATLQPTPQVDLDHYRH, from the coding sequence ATGGCTGAGAACTATCAGACCACCGGCCGCGAGGGCGGCCCCGTGCTCCCGGCATCATCACCTCAGATTGCCGAGCCAAAGAAACCCCGCAAAGACCGCACCCACTGGCTCTACATTGCGGTGATTATCGCAGTCGTCGCCGGCGTAGCGCTCGGCCTCTTGGCCCCGGGCGTAGCTGTGAAGCTCAAGCCGCTGGGCACCATGTTCGTCAATTTGATCAAGATGATGATTCCGGCGGTAATCTTCTGCACCATCGTGCTCGGTATTGGCTCGGTCCGCGCGGCCGCCTCCGTGGGTAAAGCCGGCAGCCTCGCACTGGCCTACTTCATCACGATGTCGACGCTGGCCCTCGGTGTCGGCCTGGTCGTCGGCAACATCATCGAGCCGGGCAATGGCCTCAATATCGAGGCGCACAAGGGTGCGGCCAGCGAGTTTGTTAAGAACGCCGCGGAAGCCAAGGGCATTGTAGGCTTCATCCAGTCAATCATCCCCGAGACGGTATTCTCCGCGCTGACATCCGGCTCTGTGCTGCAGACGCTGTTCATCGCGCTGCTTGCCGGCTTCGCGATTCAGGGGCTCGGCAAGGCCGGCGAGCCGGTACTGCGGGGTGTCGCACACCTGCAGAAGGTCGTGTTCAAGATGCTCGCCATGGTGCTGTGGCTCGCCCCAATCGGTGCGTTCGGTGCGATGGCTGCGGTCGTTGGTTCCACCGGTTGGGCGGCGGTGAAGGAACTCGCCATCCTGATGGTTGCCTTCTACATCACCTGCACCCTCTTCATCTTCGTAGTCCTCGGCCTCATCCTAAAGATCGGCGCTGGCTTCAACATCTTCAAGCTACTGCGCTATCTCGGTCGCGAGCTTCTGCTAATCGTGGCTACCTCTTCCTCCGAGTCGGCCCTGCCGAACCTCATGAGAAAGATGGAGCACGCAGGCGTCGATAAATCCACCGTCGGCATCGTCGTGCCCACCGGCTACTCCTTTAACCTCGACGGCACCGCCATCTACCTGACCATGGCCTCCATCTTCATCGCCGATGCCATGAACAAGCCGATGAGTATCAGCGAGCAAATCGGCCTGTTGATCTTCATGATTATCGCCTCCAAGGGTGCCGCCGGCGTCACCGGAGCCGGCATCGCGACTCTCGCCGCCGGCCTGCACTCGCACCGCCCAGAGCTTCTCGACGGCGTTGGCGTCATCGTCGGTATCGACCGATTCATGTCCGAGGCGCGCGCACTAACGAACTTCTGCGGTAACGCAGTTGCCACCCTGCTCGTCGGACGTTGGACCAGCTCCATCGACCGCGATCGAGTACACCAGGTTCTCGACGGAAAGCTGCCATACCGCGATACCGAGGACGACAGCCATGTGAACATGGCGCGTCCTGATGTCACCAATCCCGCCACGGCGACCCTGCAGCCGACGCCGCAGGTCGACTTGGATCACTACCGTCACTAG
- a CDS encoding DEAD/DEAH box helicase, with the protein MCDPNGETTTVNNECVGNKAQEEPQMADNEMNVNGDEIREDYNVAQEEAQGAEAPVEAVEIADEKLAAKAEEKAAGNADKDEDDDTVRFDQLDLPDEIVRAVRKVGFEKPSPIQAATIPTLMSGRDVVGLAQTGTGKTAAFALPILARIDRSVRAPQALVLAPTRELALQVADSFQSFADHLGKIHVLPIYGGQAYGVQLSGLRRGAQIIVGTPGRVIDHLEKGSLDISGLRFLVLDEADEMLQMGFQEDVERILADTPEEKQVALFSATMPAAIRRLSKQYLTDPEEITVKSQTRTADNIRQRFLMVSHRNKLDALTRILEVEEFEAMIMFVRTKHETEELAEKLRARGFSAAAINGDIPQTLRERTIDQLKDGRLDILVATDVAARGLDVDRISHVVNYDIPHDTESYVHRIGRTGRAGRSGEALLFVTPREGRLLRSIERATKSQLHEMKLPTVDEVNDSRKQKFSDDLTEALADPQVEVFRELIEEYAEEHDTPLVDIAAAIAAQAQSGEFLMKEPPRSRRDNRRGNDRDRDRFERDRGRGGRDGRSRGERGQGKRAEQVEFDREGMTTYRINVGRRQHVRPGAIVGAIANEGGLSSKDFGHIDIRGDHTLVELPSNLPQQVMDNLADTRISGQLIGLQVDDGTSVDDGDDYRGGRDDRRGGRGGFRGDRRGGRGDRGGRGGFRGDRDRDDRGGRGGRGRGGYRGDRDGFRGGRGRR; encoded by the coding sequence ATGTGCGACCCAAATGGTGAGACAACAACTGTGAACAATGAGTGTGTGGGCAACAAGGCCCAGGAAGAGCCCCAAATGGCTGATAATGAAATGAATGTAAACGGCGACGAGATCCGCGAGGACTACAACGTGGCCCAGGAAGAAGCCCAGGGCGCGGAGGCTCCGGTAGAGGCCGTAGAGATTGCCGACGAGAAGCTTGCAGCGAAGGCAGAGGAAAAGGCTGCAGGAAATGCAGACAAGGACGAAGACGACGACACTGTCCGCTTCGACCAGCTGGACCTGCCGGACGAGATTGTCCGAGCAGTGCGCAAGGTTGGCTTTGAAAAGCCTTCCCCGATTCAGGCAGCGACGATTCCGACCCTGATGAGCGGCCGTGACGTCGTTGGCCTGGCGCAGACCGGTACCGGTAAGACCGCGGCGTTTGCTCTTCCGATCCTGGCTCGAATCGACCGCAGTGTGCGTGCGCCGCAGGCCCTCGTGCTTGCCCCGACGCGCGAGCTGGCACTGCAGGTGGCGGACTCCTTCCAGTCCTTCGCCGACCACCTGGGCAAGATTCATGTCCTGCCGATTTACGGCGGGCAGGCATACGGCGTCCAGCTTTCGGGACTGCGCCGTGGTGCACAGATCATCGTTGGTACCCCGGGTCGCGTCATCGATCACCTGGAGAAGGGCTCGCTGGACATCTCCGGCCTGCGTTTCCTGGTTCTCGACGAGGCAGACGAGATGCTGCAGATGGGCTTCCAGGAGGACGTTGAGCGAATCCTCGCAGACACCCCGGAGGAGAAGCAGGTTGCGCTGTTCTCGGCGACCATGCCGGCAGCGATTCGCCGTCTTTCCAAGCAGTACCTGACTGATCCGGAAGAGATTACCGTCAAGTCGCAGACTCGCACCGCGGACAATATCCGCCAGCGCTTCCTGATGGTCAGCCACCGCAACAAGCTTGACGCTCTGACCCGCATCCTCGAGGTCGAGGAGTTCGAGGCGATGATCATGTTCGTGCGTACCAAGCACGAGACCGAGGAACTCGCCGAGAAGCTGCGCGCCCGCGGATTCTCCGCTGCCGCAATCAACGGCGATATCCCGCAGACCCTGCGCGAGCGCACCATTGACCAGCTGAAGGACGGTCGCCTCGACATCTTGGTGGCCACCGACGTCGCTGCCCGTGGCCTGGATGTTGACCGCATCTCCCATGTGGTCAACTACGACATTCCTCACGACACCGAGTCCTACGTTCACCGCATCGGCCGCACCGGACGTGCCGGCCGCTCCGGCGAGGCGCTGCTGTTTGTCACCCCGCGCGAGGGGCGCCTGCTGCGTTCTATCGAGCGCGCCACCAAGTCCCAGCTGCACGAGATGAAGCTGCCGACCGTCGACGAGGTCAACGACTCGCGCAAGCAGAAGTTCTCCGATGACCTAACCGAGGCTCTTGCCGATCCGCAGGTTGAGGTATTCCGCGAGCTCATCGAGGAATACGCCGAGGAGCACGACACCCCACTGGTAGACATCGCCGCAGCGATTGCCGCCCAGGCCCAGTCCGGCGAGTTTTTGATGAAGGAGCCGCCGCGTAGCCGCCGCGACAATCGCCGTGGCAACGACCGCGACCGCGACCGCTTCGAGCGGGACCGCGGCCGTGGCGGGCGCGATGGCCGCTCCCGGGGCGAGCGCGGTCAGGGTAAGCGCGCCGAGCAGGTCGAGTTCGACCGTGAGGGCATGACCACCTACCGCATTAACGTGGGCCGTCGTCAGCACGTGCGCCCGGGCGCCATCGTCGGTGCCATCGCCAACGAAGGTGGCCTGTCCTCCAAGGACTTCGGCCACATCGACATCCGCGGCGACCACACCCTGGTGGAGCTGCCGTCGAACTTGCCTCAGCAGGTCATGGACAATCTCGCCGACACCCGTATCTCGGGCCAGCTGATTGGCCTGCAAGTCGACGACGGCACCTCCGTTGACGACGGCGACGACTACCGCGGCGGCCGTGATGACCGTCGTGGCGGACGCGGCGGCTTCCGAGGCGATCGTCGTGGCGGACGCGGAGATCGTGGCGGACGCGGTGGATTCCGCGGTGACCGCGATCGCGATGATCGTGGCGGACGCGGAGGCCGAGGACGTGGCGGTTACCGCGGAGACCGCGACGGTTTCCGTGGTGGACGCGGGCGTCGCTAA
- a CDS encoding metallophosphoesterase family protein has protein sequence MVRFIHTSDWQLGMTRWFLEENEGEAQSRFDEDRLAAIDRIGALAVAEGAEFIVVAGDVFDSNTLPERVFQRAVDRISQLPVPVYLLPGNHDALDASSIYLRPAFNSLKKAGIHVVRDSEPIQVREGVEIVGVPVRGKYSAEDIVGQVVSQLEATEDIRIVLAHGQVEGFGQDAGATIDIDEIRSAQSRGALDYVALGDSHSTAQLDGAGRVWFSGAHETTAYDDKEHDSGNVLVVDVDKPRSTVSDGTSTVTVTPTPVGAWHFHAISKDVMSFSDVEDFFAELDALPGKTTTAVKYSLRGSVNLAEISEFEARMAVQASRFAALYRRQSGSDLTVVAEVHDIERLGLSGYPLKAAHELSARSQGHNDDGTSIAEEDRQAAADALRLLARLVGEKE, from the coding sequence ATGGTGAGATTTATCCATACGTCTGATTGGCAGTTGGGCATGACTCGTTGGTTCCTCGAAGAGAATGAGGGCGAGGCACAATCGCGTTTTGACGAAGACCGTCTGGCTGCGATCGATCGAATCGGTGCCTTGGCGGTCGCGGAAGGCGCAGAGTTCATCGTTGTAGCTGGCGATGTTTTCGATTCGAATACGTTGCCCGAGCGAGTTTTTCAGCGCGCCGTCGACAGGATTTCTCAACTGCCCGTCCCGGTGTACCTGCTTCCTGGAAACCATGATGCTTTGGACGCATCGTCGATTTACCTACGTCCGGCTTTTAATAGTCTGAAGAAAGCCGGAATCCATGTAGTTAGAGATAGCGAGCCGATTCAGGTGCGGGAAGGCGTCGAAATCGTTGGAGTTCCGGTGAGAGGGAAGTACTCCGCTGAGGACATCGTTGGCCAAGTGGTATCGCAGTTGGAAGCAACTGAGGACATTCGCATCGTGCTAGCACACGGGCAGGTTGAAGGCTTCGGGCAGGATGCAGGTGCCACCATCGACATCGACGAGATTCGGAGCGCGCAATCCCGCGGAGCACTCGACTACGTCGCATTAGGTGATTCGCATTCCACCGCGCAGTTGGATGGCGCAGGGCGCGTTTGGTTCTCGGGCGCTCACGAGACCACAGCCTACGACGACAAGGAACACGATTCCGGAAACGTCCTGGTTGTGGACGTCGATAAGCCGAGGTCAACAGTCTCAGATGGAACATCTACGGTGACAGTGACCCCGACCCCCGTGGGCGCTTGGCATTTTCACGCGATTAGCAAAGACGTAATGAGTTTTTCCGACGTGGAAGATTTCTTCGCGGAACTAGATGCGCTGCCCGGAAAGACGACTACGGCAGTTAAGTACTCGCTTCGAGGCAGCGTGAATCTTGCGGAAATATCGGAGTTTGAAGCGCGCATGGCCGTTCAGGCATCTAGGTTCGCCGCGCTTTATCGCAGACAAAGTGGTAGCGATCTAACTGTGGTAGCCGAAGTGCACGACATCGAGCGACTGGGTCTCAGTGGATACCCGCTGAAGGCAGCTCACGAGCTCAGCGCTCGAAGCCAGGGGCATAACGACGATGGCACTTCCATTGCAGAGGAAGACCGGCAGGCGGCGGCAGATGCTCTGCGGTTGTTGGCCAGGCTAGTCGGGGAGAAAGAGTAA
- the putP gene encoding sodium/proline symporter PutP encodes MDQQTWFIIALGIYLLAMIYIGWSGWRKTAEYDEYMIGGRGLHPFVAALSAGASDMSGWLLMGLPGAIYLSGLNQTWIAIGLVIGAWLNWKFTAPRLRSYTKIAHNSITVPSFLENRLHDRTKILRVAAGLIILLFFTFYVSSGMVAGGRYWESTFGGNYHVGMLLVAAITVAYTLFGGFLAVSYTDTVQGVIMFIALAAVPVAGLIYLVNHGNSVADIFSFAANNPYPGSDGKPVEGYFNMFSGTSALAIIGLLGWGLGYFGQPHIIVRFMALRSSKDATEGRRWGIGWQFLCMLGAVIVALTSTVFFATNPNANVTDAESYETIFLDMTRILFHPLIAGLILTAVLAAIMSTISSQLLVSSSALIEDLFKATVNKSLRPKTYMTLSRVAVALIAIIAALIAANPNSSILNLVGFAWAGFGAAFGPVLLASLYWKRLNATGAAAGMITGAIVSFAWGMSPLTDTIYEIVPGFAAATVVMIAVTLATAKPSGEIVDQFERAVVAARD; translated from the coding sequence GTGGACCAACAGACCTGGTTCATCATCGCGCTAGGCATTTATCTGCTCGCGATGATTTACATCGGCTGGTCGGGATGGCGCAAAACTGCCGAGTACGACGAGTACATGATCGGCGGGCGCGGCCTACACCCCTTCGTCGCTGCGCTGTCCGCCGGAGCATCCGACATGTCCGGCTGGCTCCTCATGGGTCTGCCCGGCGCGATTTACCTCTCCGGCCTGAACCAGACCTGGATTGCCATCGGCCTCGTCATCGGTGCCTGGCTGAACTGGAAGTTCACCGCCCCTCGCCTGCGCAGCTACACAAAGATTGCGCATAACTCGATTACCGTTCCGTCATTCCTGGAAAACAGGCTCCATGACCGTACAAAGATTCTGCGCGTCGCGGCCGGCCTAATTATCCTGCTGTTCTTCACCTTCTACGTGTCCTCCGGCATGGTCGCCGGTGGCCGCTACTGGGAGTCGACCTTCGGCGGAAACTACCACGTCGGCATGCTCCTGGTCGCGGCAATCACCGTCGCTTACACGCTCTTCGGCGGCTTCCTCGCAGTGTCCTACACCGACACGGTGCAGGGCGTCATCATGTTCATAGCCCTGGCGGCGGTGCCGGTTGCAGGCCTAATTTACCTGGTCAACCACGGAAACTCCGTGGCCGATATCTTCTCCTTCGCCGCTAACAACCCCTACCCCGGAAGCGATGGCAAGCCAGTTGAGGGCTACTTCAACATGTTCTCGGGCACGTCTGCACTGGCGATCATCGGCCTTCTCGGCTGGGGCCTCGGATACTTTGGACAGCCGCACATTATTGTCCGTTTCATGGCGCTACGCAGCTCCAAGGACGCCACCGAAGGTCGCCGCTGGGGTATCGGTTGGCAGTTCCTGTGCATGCTCGGCGCGGTCATCGTCGCGCTGACCTCCACCGTGTTCTTCGCAACGAACCCGAATGCGAATGTCACCGACGCAGAATCCTACGAAACGATCTTCCTAGACATGACCAGGATTCTGTTCCACCCGCTGATTGCAGGCCTCATCCTGACCGCGGTGCTGGCGGCGATTATGTCCACCATTTCCTCGCAGCTGCTGGTGTCCTCCTCTGCCTTGATCGAGGACCTGTTCAAGGCGACCGTGAACAAATCCCTGCGCCCGAAGACCTACATGACGCTCTCTCGCGTCGCAGTGGCACTAATCGCGATCATCGCCGCTCTCATCGCGGCTAATCCGAACAGCTCGATTCTGAACCTTGTTGGTTTCGCGTGGGCGGGCTTCGGCGCCGCCTTCGGCCCGGTCTTGCTGGCTTCCCTCTACTGGAAGCGTCTCAATGCCACCGGCGCCGCTGCGGGCATGATCACGGGCGCTATCGTCTCCTTCGCCTGGGGAATGAGCCCGCTGACCGACACCATCTACGAAATCGTCCCGGGCTTCGCCGCCGCGACTGTTGTCATGATTGCCGTAACTCTCGCCACCGCCAAGCCGAGCGGCGAGATTGTCGACCAGTTCGAACGTGCCGTTGTAGCCGCCCGAGACTAG
- a CDS encoding DEAD/DEAH box helicase, with product MAEGESLTQLLLHAFWKDDSGLHLWVERPEGHRIVAEVDLLELPPEQRRLFSVWGRGGDATVSLKLRTPKGRQVERKVPTKVFPPWKAVRVLAQLQEETYSQAMAPDLCFFVDVLRGLEQFARTGRALIGLSWEDKQWWPVWRMSEGLSEIAWRSQVVQRTPPVLVENGGATVAEDFINRMFHWTVNALLSDLDEPAAQRQSFVRALLQSEPLDRALPGVASALSKWRSSADSEDARLLMVIEEPANFEAQLESATDLELPQLLDIAREDEFSPARDRFSGVLWPLRMYFRVGVTAPERLNPDMCRRSVLAILRPQLQRAQEAFPPFAAAQAAGYGLDLMLTSEQLVELVSTGIAELAKVGIDVMLPANWKSAETELRLHTRVPDTEPVGPAGRRSEPKLGFNQLVDYEWKLAVGDTVLNDSEMRQLAESSTGLVYLRDRWVHADPEVAREALKFLVEQTKAGEETGKGQVSLRELVFADGVERKAPVPVASRDPGWLRALVASADSEKSDAVETPVPNGFVGQLRPYQQRGLTWLSGMSSKGFGVILADDMGLGKTVQILALLQREREENPAAPASLLVAPTGVLRNWLSESAKFTPELKVGLLHGANRPQGEELAEFVAAHDLVVTSYGIATRERDGLSAIEWEHVIADEAQAIKNPNSQASRALRSIRSRQNIAMTGTPVENDLGELRTIMDFCNPGMLGSANVFRNRFAIPIERDGNAEMLAQLQALTAPFILRRMKSDPAIAPDLPAKNEHVEMVTLTAEQAFLYEGAVKDLEAKIKRAKQSKAGEFGRKSIILSGIMKLKQICNHPAHYQHDGSGMLNHGSHRSGKVERLEELLDDIVEAGERALVFTQFVEFGQMLSSYLSNRFGVRIPFIEGSMTPKQRERAVTEFSSPEGAPVMILSTLAAGVGINLTAANHVIHIDRWWNPAVENQATDRSYRIGQVKDVHVHKLVSVGTLEERIDELIFEKSELADAVVRAGETKLTEMDFHRLRSLWQLDQSRIDGVKKAQRSAKSVKGSAVAGEDPSDGTDSDNVLVLRQRGGK from the coding sequence GTGGCTGAAGGTGAGTCGCTGACGCAGCTGCTTCTTCATGCGTTCTGGAAGGATGATTCGGGCCTTCATCTTTGGGTTGAACGCCCTGAGGGGCACCGAATTGTCGCCGAGGTCGATTTGCTGGAACTGCCGCCGGAACAACGCCGATTGTTCTCGGTATGGGGCCGCGGCGGTGATGCAACGGTGTCGCTGAAGTTGCGGACTCCGAAGGGGCGGCAGGTGGAGCGAAAGGTTCCCACCAAGGTGTTCCCGCCGTGGAAGGCCGTGCGGGTCCTGGCCCAGCTCCAGGAGGAAACGTACTCCCAAGCGATGGCACCTGATTTGTGCTTTTTCGTTGACGTTCTTCGGGGGCTCGAGCAATTTGCGAGAACGGGGCGAGCGTTAATTGGTCTGTCATGGGAAGACAAACAGTGGTGGCCGGTATGGCGGATGTCGGAGGGCTTGAGCGAGATCGCGTGGCGCAGCCAGGTAGTGCAGCGTACTCCGCCCGTCCTTGTAGAGAACGGAGGGGCGACGGTGGCTGAAGACTTCATAAACAGAATGTTCCACTGGACCGTCAATGCACTGCTGTCAGACCTGGATGAACCGGCAGCGCAAAGACAGAGTTTTGTGCGTGCTTTACTGCAGTCCGAGCCCTTGGATAGGGCTCTGCCCGGGGTTGCGTCTGCGTTGTCGAAGTGGCGATCTTCCGCGGATAGCGAAGATGCTCGGCTGCTCATGGTTATCGAAGAACCTGCGAATTTCGAGGCACAGCTGGAATCGGCGACTGACCTTGAATTGCCACAGTTGTTGGACATCGCCCGGGAAGACGAATTTTCGCCGGCGCGGGACCGCTTCAGCGGAGTCCTGTGGCCTCTGCGGATGTACTTCCGTGTAGGCGTCACGGCGCCGGAACGTCTGAACCCAGATATGTGCAGGCGTTCAGTATTGGCCATCTTGAGGCCTCAGCTTCAGCGGGCCCAGGAGGCATTTCCACCTTTTGCCGCGGCGCAGGCTGCGGGGTACGGGCTCGACTTGATGTTGACCTCGGAACAATTGGTCGAGCTGGTCTCTACCGGAATCGCCGAGTTAGCGAAGGTCGGAATTGACGTAATGCTTCCTGCCAATTGGAAGTCAGCGGAGACCGAGCTGCGGTTGCATACCCGAGTTCCCGATACCGAACCTGTTGGCCCGGCGGGGCGGCGTTCGGAGCCGAAGTTGGGCTTTAACCAGCTGGTTGATTACGAGTGGAAACTCGCTGTCGGCGATACGGTGCTGAATGATTCAGAGATGCGCCAGCTCGCGGAGTCGAGTACGGGCCTCGTCTACCTGCGCGATCGGTGGGTTCACGCTGACCCGGAGGTTGCTCGTGAGGCGCTGAAGTTCTTGGTCGAGCAAACCAAAGCGGGAGAGGAAACCGGCAAAGGACAGGTCTCTCTCAGGGAGCTCGTTTTCGCCGACGGAGTAGAGCGGAAGGCACCGGTTCCCGTCGCGTCACGCGACCCGGGGTGGCTTCGGGCTTTAGTCGCCAGCGCGGATTCAGAAAAGTCGGATGCGGTGGAAACTCCTGTACCCAACGGTTTCGTCGGACAGCTCAGGCCCTATCAGCAACGGGGGCTGACATGGCTTAGCGGAATGTCGAGCAAGGGATTCGGGGTCATTCTCGCGGACGATATGGGGCTCGGTAAGACGGTACAGATCTTGGCCCTTTTGCAGCGTGAGCGCGAGGAAAACCCGGCAGCTCCGGCAAGCTTGCTCGTTGCTCCTACGGGAGTGCTGCGGAATTGGTTGTCAGAGTCGGCGAAGTTCACACCGGAGCTTAAGGTCGGGCTACTGCACGGAGCGAACCGTCCGCAAGGAGAGGAGCTCGCAGAGTTCGTTGCAGCTCACGATTTAGTGGTCACCTCGTATGGCATCGCTACCCGTGAACGGGATGGGCTGAGTGCTATCGAGTGGGAACATGTTATTGCGGATGAAGCCCAGGCGATTAAGAACCCGAATTCCCAGGCCTCTAGGGCATTGAGGAGCATACGGTCTCGACAAAACATCGCAATGACCGGTACTCCAGTCGAAAACGATCTCGGCGAGTTGCGGACAATCATGGATTTTTGTAATCCGGGGATGCTGGGCTCAGCCAACGTGTTTCGCAATCGTTTTGCCATTCCTATTGAAAGAGACGGGAATGCAGAGATGCTCGCACAGTTGCAGGCTCTCACGGCGCCTTTCATCTTGCGCCGCATGAAGTCCGACCCGGCGATTGCGCCGGACCTGCCGGCTAAGAATGAGCATGTCGAGATGGTGACTCTCACGGCAGAGCAGGCTTTCCTCTACGAAGGCGCAGTAAAAGATCTCGAGGCAAAGATCAAGAGAGCGAAGCAGTCGAAGGCGGGTGAGTTCGGGAGAAAGAGCATTATTTTGTCCGGAATCATGAAGCTCAAGCAGATTTGCAATCATCCTGCGCATTATCAGCACGATGGTTCGGGCATGCTGAATCACGGGAGCCATCGCTCCGGGAAAGTTGAACGGCTAGAAGAGCTGCTCGATGACATCGTCGAGGCAGGTGAGAGGGCTCTCGTCTTTACCCAATTTGTTGAGTTTGGTCAGATGCTTTCCTCCTACCTCAGCAACCGTTTTGGAGTGAGGATTCCTTTCATCGAGGGTTCCATGACTCCGAAGCAGCGTGAGCGAGCCGTGACGGAATTCAGCTCCCCGGAGGGAGCTCCCGTAATGATTCTGTCGACGCTGGCAGCGGGTGTGGGAATCAACTTAACGGCAGCTAACCACGTCATTCACATCGATCGGTGGTGGAATCCCGCCGTGGAAAATCAGGCTACCGACCGCTCGTACAGAATTGGCCAGGTCAAGGACGTGCATGTCCACAAACTAGTCAGCGTCGGAACGCTGGAAGAGCGCATCGACGAGTTGATTTTTGAAAAATCCGAGCTTGCCGATGCCGTGGTGCGCGCCGGTGAAACTAAGTTGACTGAGATGGATTTTCACCGCCTACGTTCGCTGTGGCAGCTCGATCAATCGCGCATCGACGGTGTCAAAAAAGCGCAGCGTTCAGCTAAATCGGTGAAGGGAAGCGCCGTGGCGGGAGAAGACCCGTCCGATGGAACGGACTCCGATAATGTGCTCGTTCTGCGACAGAGGGGAGGGAAGTAA